One genomic region from Gossypium hirsutum isolate 1008001.06 chromosome D13, Gossypium_hirsutum_v2.1, whole genome shotgun sequence encodes:
- the LOC121225234 gene encoding ubiquitin C-terminal hydrolase 22: MSSKISGRVSPQPCPHLLDFCYRNGSNPFRALQDCIRVKQPGGRAAIRREPFEVPRCGTCDESSRPRLYACVACAAVFCHAPPLHSHASAHALSVPGHEIAVDVDRAELFCCACRDQVYDRDFDAAVVAQTITSTTSTSGSTVTQCKATGSQPDNLRKRRRVDYSLWAPNSRENAIIENHSIPLHDATNGSLISSTELPWGLRGLNNLGNTCFMNSVLQALLHTPPLRNYFLSDRHNRYYCQQKNGSTLNGSKNSRFCLSCDMDAMFSAVFSGDRTPYSPAKFLHSWWQHAANLASYEQQDAHEFFISMLDGIHEKVAKEKRKTHSPGTGDCCIAHRVFSGILRSDVMCMACGFTSTTYDPCLDISLDLEPNQGVSGKSSLAKSNNSCNVEADCMGSSQNCGISTLKGCLERFTRAEKLGSDQKFFCQKCQVRQESLKQMSIRKLPLVSCFHIKRFEHSSIRRMSRKVDRYLQFPFSLDMAPYLSSSILRSRFGNRIFPFGGDEQDACNEVSSEFELFAVVTHTGKLDAGHYVTYLRLSNHWYKCDDAWITRVNESIVLAAQGYMMFYVQKMLYYKASEKQAASWYDVRK; the protein is encoded by the exons ATGTCCTCCAAGATCAGCGGCCGGGTTTCGCCTCAGCCGTGTCCCCACCTCCTCGACTTCTGCTACCGCAACGGCTCCAATCCGTTTCGCGCCCTCCAGGACTGTATCCGTGTCAAGCAGCCCGGTGGTCGCGCCGCCATACGGAGGGAACCCTTCGAGGTGCCCCGGTGCGGCACTTGCGACGAATCCTCCCGTCCAAGGCTCTACGCTTGCGTCGCCTGCGCCGCCGTGTTCTGTCACGCGCCTCCACTTCATTCTCACGCGTCGGCTCACGCGCTTTCAGTCCCCGGCCACGAGATCGCTGTTGATGTCGACCGAGCTGAGCTGTTTTGCTGCGCGTGCCGTGACCAGGTCTACGATCGCGACTTTGACGCCGCTGTAGTCGCTCAAACCATCACCTCCACCACCTCCACTTCTGGATCCACCGTAACTCAATGCAAAGCCACGGGATCTCAACCGGATAACCTCCGAAAGCGCCGTCGAGTAGATTATAGCTTGTGGGCTCCAAATTCAAGAGAAAACGCCATAATCGAAAACCATTCGATTCCTCTCCACGACGCCACCAATGGTTCATTGATTTCATCGACAGAATTACCTTGGGGATTACGCGGATTGAATAATTTGGGGAATACGTGCTTTATGAATTCGGTTTTACAAGCATTGCTCCATACGCCACCATTGCGAAACTATTTCTTGAGCGATCGGCATAATAGATATTATTGTCAGCAAAAAAATGGCTCCACCCTCAATGGTTCCAAAAATTCAAGATTCTGTTTGTCTTGCGACATGGACGCCATGTTTTCGGCTGTTTTCTCGGGGGATCGTACTCCTTATAGTCCAGCTAAGTTCTTGCACAG TTGGTGGCAGCATGCAGCAAATTTGGCGAGTTACGAGCAGCAAGACGCACATGAATTCTTCATTTCCATGCTTGATGGAATCCATGAAAAGGTGGCTAAGGAAAAAAGGAAGACACACAGTCCAG GCACTGGAGATTGTTGCATTGCACATAGAGTATTTTCTGGTATTCTGCGATCTGATGTCATGTGTATGGCTTGTGGTTTCACATCCACGACATATGACCCGTGTCTAGACATTTCTCTGGACTTGGAGCCAAACCAAGGGGTTTCCGGGAAATCTTCATTGGCAAAAAGCAACAATTCTTGCAATGTTGAGGCAGATTGCATGGGTTCAAGTCAAAATTGTGGGATATCTACTTTAAAGGGTTGCTTAGAAAGATTTACTAGAGCTGAGAAGTTGGGTTCTGATCAGAAATTTTTCTGCCAAAAGTGTCAGGTGAGACAAGAATCCCTTAAGCAGATGTCCATAAGAAAGCTTCCATTGGTTTCGTGCTTTCACATCAAAAGATTCGAGCATTCTTCAATACGAAGGATGTCGAGGAAGGTTGACCGGTATCTGCAGTTCCCATTTTCGTTAGACATGGCTCCTTATCTCTCATCTTCCATTTTGAGGAGTCGATTTGGAAACAGGATCTTCCCTTTCGGTGGAGATGAACAAGATGCATGCAATGAAGTATCATCTGAATTCGAGTTGTTTGCTGTTGTCACACACACAGGTAAATTAGATGCCGGCCATTACGTGACGTATTTGCGATTAAGTAACCACTGGTACAAGTGCGATGATGCATGGATTACTCGAGTTAACGAGAGCATCGTACTTGCTGCACAAGGATACATGATGTTTTACGTACAGAAGATGCTATATTACAAAGCAAGTGAAAAGCAAGCTGCTTCGTGGTATGATGTTCGGAAGTAA
- the LOC121225007 gene encoding monogalactosyldiacylglycerol synthase 2, chloroplastic — protein sequence MATNLVSPKKVASITERVWQSVYGNSSSSSSGSGSNHQRRCSYESDDDEYEEYDGVGTVQLMQMGSERTKNVLILMSDTGGGHRASAEAIRDAFSIEFGDEYRIIVKDVWKEYTGWPLNDMERSYKFMVKHVQLWKVAFHSTSPRWIHSCYLAAIAAYYTKEVEAGLMEYKPDIIISVHPLMQHIPLWVLKWQGLQKKVVFVTVITDLNSCHPKWFHPGVNRCYCPSNEVAKRALYDGLEESQVRVFGLPIWPSFAGAVLSKDDLRKELEMDTDLPAVLLMGGGEGVGPVKETAKALGESLYDKDQEKPIGQLIVICGRNKGLASTLESKEWKIPVKVRGFETQMEKWMGACDCIITKAGPGTIAEALITGLPIVLNDYIPGQEKGNVPYVVDNGAGVFTRSSSETARIVAEWFSTKTDELKRMSENALKLAQPKAVFDIVKDIHELALQRGPLANIPYVLTSSFTSLI from the exons ATGGCGACGAATTTAGTGTCACCGAAGAAAGTTGCTTCGATAACGGAGAGAGTATGGCAGAGTGTTTACGGGAATTCTTCTTCGAGCAGCAGCGGCAGCGGCAGCAACCATCAGAGGAGGTGTTCTTACGAGAGCGATGATGATGAGTACGAGGAGTATGATGGGGTTGGGACCGTACAGTTGATGCAGATGGGATCTGAAAGAACCAAGAATGTGCTGATTCTGATGAGTGATACTGGCGGTGGTCATCGGGCTTCGGCTGAGGCTATCAGGGACGCCTTCAGtattgaatttggtgatgaatATAGG ATAATTGTGAAAGATGTATGGAAAGAATACACTGGGTGGCCATTGAATGACATGGAGAGGTCCTACAAGTTCATGGTGAAACATGTACAGCTCTGGAAAGTTGCCTTTCATAGTACCTCTCCTAGATGGATACATAGCTGCTACCTTGCTGCCATTGCTGCTTATTATACCAA GGAGGTAGAGGCAGGCCTAATGGAGTACAAACCAGACATTATCATTAGTGTTCATCCATTAATGCAACACATTCCACTCTGGGTTCTTAAATGGCAAGGCCTTCAAAAGAAAGTAGTTTTTGTCACTGTTATTACAGACCTGAACTCTTGTCACCCTAAATG GTTCCATCCAGGGGTTAATAGATGTTATTGCCCTTCAAATGAGGTAGCCAAGAGAGCATTATATGATGGTCTTGAAGAGTCACAGGTTCGGGTTTTCGGCTTGCCAATTTGGCCTTCTTTCGCAGGAGCTGTTCTTTCCAAG GATGACTTGAGAAAAGAGCTTGAAATGGATACTGATTTGCCTGCTGTTCTACTAATGGGAGGAGGTGAAGGAGTGGGACCTGTTAAGGAAACAGCAAAGGCTCTTGGTGAATCATTGTATGATAAAGATCAAGAGAAACCGATAGGACAATTGATCGTCATATGCGGCCGGAACAAAGGCCTTGCCTCGACATTGGAATCGAAGGAATGGAAGATCCCGGTGAAG GTAAGAGGGTTTGAGACACAAATGGAGAAATGGATGGGAGCTTGTGACTGCATAATCACAAAA GCGGGTCCCGGTACCATTGCAGAGGCTTTGATTACAGGGCTGCCTATTGTTCTCAATGACTACATTCCAGGACAG GAAAAGGGGAATGTACCATATGTAGTCGACAACGGAGCTGGGGTTTTCACCCGAAGTTCGTCGGAAACAGCTAGAATTGTGGCCGAATGGTTCAGTACAAAGACAGATGAGCTGAAGAGGATGTCGGAGAATGCTCTAAAACTAGCACAACCAAAGGCTGTATTTGATATTGTAAAGGACATCCATGAGCTAGCCTTGCAAAGAGGGCCTCTTGCCAATATTCCTTATGTCTTGACATCATCATTCACAAGCCTTATTTAA
- the LOC121225236 gene encoding uncharacterized protein isoform X2: MGKKKKSSQLHRNLDLPSPSENMPCSPGTALLSKEHSSNLDAGIDVGNGSMKLLNSNSSVAHHHYNLGRSLFLKRSRHYYGHHYSRRNSGSLSNPTTSRGLISPLHDERLSFKFAQYKPESGRDGGEKAFGRPERIRSTSLVMDAVLPDQVNAVCGLCQKHLRRKPYILGNTLASGEFSVVAVLVCGHVYHVDCLEKRTSFEERRDPRCPLCSSSPSQI, translated from the exons atgggaaagaaaaagaaaagttccCAACTTCATCGTAATCTCGACCTCCCTTCTCCTTCGG AGAACATGCCGTGCTCACCGGGGACAGCATTATTATCAAAAGAG CATTCTTCAAATTTGGATGCTGGCATTGATGTTGGAAATGGTTCAATGAAGCTACTTAATTCTAACTCTTCTGTTGCTCATCACCATTACAATCTTGGGCGTTCGTTATTCTTAAAAAGATCACGCCATTACTATGGTCATCACTACTCCCGCCGAAACTCCGGCAGCCTTTCAAATCCAACAACTTCTCGTGGCTTGATTAGTCCTTTACATGATGAGAGATTATCTTTCAAGTTTGCTCAATATAAACCTGAGTCTGGACGAG ATGGTGGGGAAAAAGCATTTGGCAGACCGGAAAGAATTAGGTCCACTTCATTGGTGATGGATGCAGTATTGCCGGACCAGGTGAATGCGGTTTGTGGCTTATGTCAAAAGCATTTGAGACGGAAACCTTATATTCTCGGGAACACCCTCGCTTCTGGTGAATTCTCTGTTGTGGCAGTTCTAGTTTGTGGCCACGTATACCATGTGGATTGTTTGGAAAAGAGAACGAGTTTCGAGGAGAGGCGTGACCCGCGGTGTCCGTTATGTTCCAGTTCACCGTCACAAATTTGA
- the LOC121225236 gene encoding uncharacterized protein isoform X4, whose translation MPCSPGTALLSKEHSSNLDAGIDVGNGSMKLLNSNSSVAHHHYNLGRSLFLKRSRHYYGHHYSRRNSGSLSNPTTSRGLISPLHDERLSFKFAQYKPESGRGADGGEKAFGRPERIRSTSLVMDAVLPDQVNAVCGLCQKHLRRKPYILGNTLASGEFSVVAVLVCGHVYHVDCLEKRTSFEERRDPRCPLCSSSPSQI comes from the exons ATGCCGTGCTCACCGGGGACAGCATTATTATCAAAAGAG CATTCTTCAAATTTGGATGCTGGCATTGATGTTGGAAATGGTTCAATGAAGCTACTTAATTCTAACTCTTCTGTTGCTCATCACCATTACAATCTTGGGCGTTCGTTATTCTTAAAAAGATCACGCCATTACTATGGTCATCACTACTCCCGCCGAAACTCCGGCAGCCTTTCAAATCCAACAACTTCTCGTGGCTTGATTAGTCCTTTACATGATGAGAGATTATCTTTCAAGTTTGCTCAATATAAACCTGAGTCTGGACGAGGTGCAG ATGGTGGGGAAAAAGCATTTGGCAGACCGGAAAGAATTAGGTCCACTTCATTGGTGATGGATGCAGTATTGCCGGACCAGGTGAATGCGGTTTGTGGCTTATGTCAAAAGCATTTGAGACGGAAACCTTATATTCTCGGGAACACCCTCGCTTCTGGTGAATTCTCTGTTGTGGCAGTTCTAGTTTGTGGCCACGTATACCATGTGGATTGTTTGGAAAAGAGAACGAGTTTCGAGGAGAGGCGTGACCCGCGGTGTCCGTTATGTTCCAGTTCACCGTCACAAATTTGA
- the LOC121225236 gene encoding uncharacterized protein isoform X1: MGKKKKSSQLHRNLDLPSPSENMPCSPGTALLSKEHSSNLDAGIDVGNGSMKLLNSNSSVAHHHYNLGRSLFLKRSRHYYGHHYSRRNSGSLSNPTTSRGLISPLHDERLSFKFAQYKPESGRGADGGEKAFGRPERIRSTSLVMDAVLPDQVNAVCGLCQKHLRRKPYILGNTLASGEFSVVAVLVCGHVYHVDCLEKRTSFEERRDPRCPLCSSSPSQI; encoded by the exons atgggaaagaaaaagaaaagttccCAACTTCATCGTAATCTCGACCTCCCTTCTCCTTCGG AGAACATGCCGTGCTCACCGGGGACAGCATTATTATCAAAAGAG CATTCTTCAAATTTGGATGCTGGCATTGATGTTGGAAATGGTTCAATGAAGCTACTTAATTCTAACTCTTCTGTTGCTCATCACCATTACAATCTTGGGCGTTCGTTATTCTTAAAAAGATCACGCCATTACTATGGTCATCACTACTCCCGCCGAAACTCCGGCAGCCTTTCAAATCCAACAACTTCTCGTGGCTTGATTAGTCCTTTACATGATGAGAGATTATCTTTCAAGTTTGCTCAATATAAACCTGAGTCTGGACGAGGTGCAG ATGGTGGGGAAAAAGCATTTGGCAGACCGGAAAGAATTAGGTCCACTTCATTGGTGATGGATGCAGTATTGCCGGACCAGGTGAATGCGGTTTGTGGCTTATGTCAAAAGCATTTGAGACGGAAACCTTATATTCTCGGGAACACCCTCGCTTCTGGTGAATTCTCTGTTGTGGCAGTTCTAGTTTGTGGCCACGTATACCATGTGGATTGTTTGGAAAAGAGAACGAGTTTCGAGGAGAGGCGTGACCCGCGGTGTCCGTTATGTTCCAGTTCACCGTCACAAATTTGA
- the LOC121225236 gene encoding uncharacterized protein isoform X3 translates to MLCYSDSGVSVGFMSGMENMPCSPGTALLSKEHSSNLDAGIDVGNGSMKLLNSNSSVAHHHYNLGRSLFLKRSRHYYGHHYSRRNSGSLSNPTTSRGLISPLHDERLSFKFAQYKPESGRGADGGEKAFGRPERIRSTSLVMDAVLPDQVNAVCGLCQKHLRRKPYILGNTLASGEFSVVAVLVCGHVYHVDCLEKRTSFEERRDPRCPLCSSSPSQI, encoded by the exons ATGCTATGTTACTCGGACTCAGGTGTGAGTGTCGGGTTTATGTCTGGCATGG AGAACATGCCGTGCTCACCGGGGACAGCATTATTATCAAAAGAG CATTCTTCAAATTTGGATGCTGGCATTGATGTTGGAAATGGTTCAATGAAGCTACTTAATTCTAACTCTTCTGTTGCTCATCACCATTACAATCTTGGGCGTTCGTTATTCTTAAAAAGATCACGCCATTACTATGGTCATCACTACTCCCGCCGAAACTCCGGCAGCCTTTCAAATCCAACAACTTCTCGTGGCTTGATTAGTCCTTTACATGATGAGAGATTATCTTTCAAGTTTGCTCAATATAAACCTGAGTCTGGACGAGGTGCAG ATGGTGGGGAAAAAGCATTTGGCAGACCGGAAAGAATTAGGTCCACTTCATTGGTGATGGATGCAGTATTGCCGGACCAGGTGAATGCGGTTTGTGGCTTATGTCAAAAGCATTTGAGACGGAAACCTTATATTCTCGGGAACACCCTCGCTTCTGGTGAATTCTCTGTTGTGGCAGTTCTAGTTTGTGGCCACGTATACCATGTGGATTGTTTGGAAAAGAGAACGAGTTTCGAGGAGAGGCGTGACCCGCGGTGTCCGTTATGTTCCAGTTCACCGTCACAAATTTGA
- the LOC121225237 gene encoding pyrophosphate-energized vacuolar membrane proton pump, producing the protein MGASILSDFGAEILIPVCAVIGIAFSLVQWVLVSKVKLSPGRESVNNGSGAKNGYSDYLIEEEEGLNDHSVVLKCAEIQSAISEGATSFLFTEYQYVGIFMVAFAILIFLFLGSVEGFSSKSQPCTYDKSKICKPALATAAFSTISFLLGAITSVVSGFLGMKIATYANARTTLEARKGVGKAFITAFRSGAVMGFLLAANGLLVLYIAINLFKLYYGDDWSGLFEAITGYGLGGSSMALFGRVGGGIYTKAADVGADLVGKVERNIPEDDPRNPAVIADNVGDNVGDIAGMGSDLFGSYAESSCAALVVASISSFGINHELTPMLYPLIISSVGIIVCLITTLFATDFFEIKAVKEIEPSLKRQLIISTVLMTIGIGIVSWIALPSSFTIFNFGDQKAVKNWQLFLCVAVGLWAGLIIGFVTEYYTSNAYSPVQDVADSCRTGAATNVIFGLALGYKSCIIPIFAIAISIFVSFSFAAMYGIAVAALGMLSTIATGLAIDAYGPISDNAGGIAEMAGMSHRIRERTDALDAAGNTTAAIGKGFAIGSAALVSLALFGAFVSRAAISTVDVLTPKVFIGLLVGAMLPYWFSAMTMKSVGSAALKMVEEVRRQFNTIPGLMEGTTKPDYATCVKISTDASIKEMIPPGALVMLTPLVVWIFFGVETLSGVLAGSLVSGVQIAISASNTGGAWDNAKKYIEAGASTHAKSLGPKGSDPHKAAVIGDTIGDPLKDTSGPSLNILIKLMAVESLVFAPFFATHGGLLFKLF; encoded by the exons ATGGGGGCTTCGATTTTGTCTGATTTCGGAGCCGAGATCCTGATCCCGGTTTGCGCCGTGATTGGGATTGCCTTTTCGCTCGTACAATGGGTTCTAGTTTCCAAAGTGAAGCTTTCTCCGGGTCGGGAGTCGGTGAACAATGGTTCGGGCGCCAAAAACGGGTACTCCGATTACcttattgaagaagaagaaggtcTTAATGACCATAGTGTTGTTCTTAAATGTGCTGAAATTCAAAGCGCCATTTCTGAAG GAGCAACTTCGTTTCTTTTCACTGAGTATCAGTACGTTGGCATTTTCATGGTTGCTTTTGCAATCTTGATTTTCCTTTTCCTTGGCTCGGTAGAGGGTTTCAGTTCAAAGAGCCAGCCTTGCACGTACGACAAATCTAAAATTTGCAAGCCTGCTCTAGCCACAGCTGCATTCAGCACCATATCTTTCTTGCTTGGTGCCATCACTTCAGTTGTTTCTGGATTTCTCGGGATGAAAATCGCTACCTATGCAAACGCTAGAACCACCCTCGAGGCAAGGAAGGGAGTTGGAAAGGCATTTATAACCGCGTTTAGATCTGGTGCTGTCATGGGCTTTCTTCTTGCTGCAAATGGCCTTTTGGTGCTTTACATTGCCATCAACTTATTCAAACTTTATTACGGCGATGACTGGAGTGGTCTTTTCGAGGCAATCACTGGTTATGGGCTTGGAGGTTCATCCATGGCTCTTTTTGGCAGAGTTGGTGGAGGAATCTATACCAAAGCCGCTGATGTGGGTGCTGATCTTGTAGGGAAGGTGGAAAGGAACATTCCTGAGGATGACCCTAGAAACCCAGCT GTGATTGCTGATAATGTTGGAGATAATGTTGGTGATATAGCTGGAATGGGATCTGATCTTTTTGGGTCCTATGCTGAATCATCTTGTGCTGCACTTGTTGTTGCTTCCATCTCTTCTTTTGGCATCAATCATGAATTGACTCCAATGTTATATCCTCTGATCATCAGTTCCGTTGGTATCATTGTTTGTTTAATCACAACCTTATTTGCAACTGATTTCTTTGAGATCAAGGCTGTTAAGGAAATCGAGCCATCATTGAAGCGGCAACTCATAATTTCGACTGTTCTCATGACTATTGGAATCGGGATTGTTAGTTGGATAGCTCTTCCATCTTCCTTTACTATTTTCAATTTCGGAGACCAGAAAGCTGTGAAGAACTG GCAACTATTCTTATGTGTTGCTGTTGGTCTTTGGGCCGGCCTAATTATCGGTTTCGTAACTGAGTACTATACTAGCAATGCATACAG CCCTGTACAAGATGTCGCTGATTCCTGCAGGACTGGAGCTGCTACTAACGTTATTTTTGGCCTTGCATTGGGTTACAAGTCTTGCATTATTCCTATTTTTGCTATTGCAATCAGCATTTTCGTTAGTTTTAGCTTTGCTGCTATGTATGGCATTGCTGTTGCTGCCCTTGGAATGCTGAGCACCATAGCTACCGGGTTGGCTATTGATGCTTATGGTCCCATCAGCGATAATGCCGGAGGCATTGCTGAGATGGCTGGCATGAGCCACAGAATACGGGAGAGAACTGATGCTCTTGATGCTGCAGGcaacaccactgctgctatcggAAAG GGTTTCGCCATTGGTTCAGCAGCACTGGTTTCCCTTGCTCTCTTTGGTGCCTTTGTGAGCCGAGCTGCTATCTCAACTGTCGATGTATTGACCCCTAAAGTTTTTATCGGTTTGCTTGTTGGGGCAATGCTTCCTTATTGGTTCTCTGCTATGACCATGAAGAGTGTGGGAAGTGCAGCTTTGAAGATGGTCGAGGAAGTGCGCAGACAGTTCAACACAATCCCTGGTCTCATGGAGGGCACCACTAAGCCCGACTACGCTACCTGTGTTAAGATCTCTACTGATGCTTCCATCAAAGAAATGATCCCACCGGGTGCTCTTGTCATGCTCACACCCCTTGTTGTTTGGATCTTTTTCGGCGTGGAAACTCTTTCCGGTGTCCTCGCTGGATCTCTCGTCTCAGGTGTTCAG ATCGCTATCTCTGCATCCAACACGGGGGGCGCTTGGGACAACGCCAAGAAGTACATCGAG GCTGGTGCTTCAACACATGCAAAATCTCTTGGCCCCAAAGGTTCAGATCCACACAAGGCAGCTGTTATAGGCGACACCATCGGTGACCCTTTAAAGGATACATCCGGGCCATCGTTGAACATCCTCATCAAGCTAATGGCAGTCGAATCACTCGTCTTCGCTCCCTTCTTCGCTACACATGGTGGACTgcttttcaagttattttga
- the LOC107942951 gene encoding protein S-acyltransferase 24, whose translation MSSEIKVVEKVQPLKQLGGVVTNGNGNGQGYNGVVGDYAYYASLRNDVYCAAAYGDLGRLRMLVEYLGFSLKERDALGYYALQWAALNNRTDITQYIIEHGGDVNAKDQSGQTALHWSAVRGLIQVAEVLLQGGAWVDAADVNGYRITHVATQYGQTAFLYYVVSKWNADPDVPDNEGRSPLHWAAYKGFMDCIRLLLYLDANRGCQDREGCTPLHWAAIKGNLEACTLLLQGSQEGLAVTDNSGLTPAQLASEKNHRKIAFLLGNTRRLHEYRSNRNSCLGKLPKLGLAPVLCCVIVVHLTTYIHSVIMASNLPKLTAGFGILAWLGVFLSSAGLIWFYRCSSKDPGYIKMNVSDHQNLKDEPLLKIEANHPALLAGNWSQLCTTCKIIKPLRAKHCSTCDRCVEQFDHHCPWVSNCVGKKNKWDFFLFIVLEVMAMVITGVVAMTRILTDPMAPAGFSPMFSHASTHHIGALTFLIMDIFYFFGASALVVSQATQISRNITTNEMANIMRYSYLRGADGQLRNPYDHGCWKNCSDFMINGYNEDVPIAEDSANSEETGMIQIPRDSNLQNSNSHAPTDRNGHIAVHVNSSNINAHHGPVHSLVQPR comes from the exons ATGTCGTCGGAGATCAAGGTGGTGGAAAAGGTTCAACCTTTGAAGCAATTGGGTGGTGTCGTAacgaatggaaatggaaatggtcaAGGGTACAATGGGGTTGTTGGTGATTATGCTTATTATGCCAGCTTAAGGAACGATGTGTATTGCGCTGCTGCTTATGGGGATTTGGGGAGGCTACGTATGTTGGTTGAGTACCTGGGTTTTTCTCTTAAAGAACGTGATGCCCTTGGTTACTATGCCCTCCAATGGGCTGCGTTGAATAATAGAACCGACATTACCCAGTATATCATAGag CATGGTGGAGATGTAAATGCAAAAGATCAAAGCGGGCAGACAGCCTTGCACTGGAGTGCAGTGCGAGGTTTGATACAAGTTGCCGAGGTTTTACTCCAAGGGGGTGCTTGGGTGGATGCTGCTGACGTAAATGGCTATCGG ATAACACATGTTGCTACACAATATGGTCAGACTGCTTTTCTCTATTATGTTGTTTCAAAATGGAATGCTGACCCTGATGTTCCCGATAACGAGGGGCGGAGTCCTTTGCACTG GGCTGCTTATAAAGGTTTTATGGATTGCATTCGTCTCCTTTTGTATCTCGATGCAAATAGAGGATGTCAAGACAGAGAGG GTTGTACTCCACTTCATTGGGCAGCTATTAAGGGTAATCTAGAAGCTTGCACGCTCTTACTACAGGGTAGCCAGGAAGGCTTAGCGGTCACTGATAATTCTGGCCTTACACCTGCACAGCTTGCTTCCGAAAAGAACCACAGAAAAATTGCTTTTTTACTT GGAAATACTCGAAGGTTGCATGAATATCGATCTAATAGGAACAGCTGTCTTGGGAAACTTCCAAAATTAGGACTTGCGCCAGTTCTTTGCTGCGTTATCGTGGTACATCTGACGACCTATATTCATTCCGTCATAATGG CATCAAATTTGCCGAAATTGACAGCTGGATTTGGCATTCTTGCATGGTTGGGTGTTTTCCTATCATCTGCTGGTTTGATTTGGTTTTATAGGTGTAGCAG CAAGGATCCGGGTTACATCAAGATGAATGTCTCTGATCATCAAAATTTGAAAGAT GAACCCTTACTGAAAATTGAGGCAAATCATCCTGCTTTGCTAGCTGGGAATTGGTCTCAGCTTTGCACGACATGCAAG ATTATCAAGCCTCTTCGTGCAAAACACTGCTCCACTTGTGATCGTTGTGTCGAACAATTTGACCATCATTGCCCTTGGGTATCAAATTGTGTTGGCAAG AAAAACAAAtgggatttttttcttttcattgtttTAGAAGTCATGGCGATGGTGATTACCGGTGTAGTTGCTATGACAC GAATCTTGACGGATCCAATGGCTCCAGCAGGGTTTTCACCGATGTTTAGCCATGCTAGTACTCATCATATTGGTGCACTAACATTTTTGATAATGGATATTTTCTACTTCTTTGGAGCGTCAGCATTAGTTGTTTCACAGGCTACTCAG ATATCTCGGAATATAACGACGAATGAAATGGCGAATATCATGCGGTATAGCTACCTTAGGGGTGCCGATGGTCAACTTAGAAATCCATATGATCATGGATGCTGGAAAAACTGCTCCGATTTCATGATCAACGGCTACAATGAAGATGTGCCAATTGCTGAAGATTCAGCAAATTCTGAAGAAACTGGGATGATACAAATACCAAGGGATTCAAACTTGCAAAACAGCAATTCACATGCTCCGACGGACAGAAACGGCCATATAGCTGTACATGTAAATTCTAGCAACATCAATGCACATCATGGCCCTGTTCATTCTTTAGTGCAGCCACGTTAA